A window from Cryptomeria japonica chromosome 1, Sugi_1.0, whole genome shotgun sequence encodes these proteins:
- the LOC131857436 gene encoding uncharacterized protein LOC131857436: protein MVAAYASNLRDNTITQAEGMALLWGLKMANSIGIKHLEIEGDSQIIIDSSKGNASAGWRVEPILRDIRCFLVKIEDFTICHIFREGNKAADSMAAEGRLQNGLRCWRDPNLLPITIKEILEKEKAFI, encoded by the coding sequence ATGGTTGCAGCCTATGCTAGCAACCTAAGGGATAATACGATCACTCAAGCTGAAGGAATGGCCCTCCTTTGGGGTCTGAAAATGGCTAACTCCATAGGAATAAAACAcctagaaattgaaggagattctcaaATCATTATTGATTCTTCCAAAGGAAACGCTTCAGCAGGATGGAGAGTAGAACCTATTTTGAGGGACATTAGGTGCTTTCTGGTCAAAATAGAGGACTTCACTATATGCCACATCTTCAGAGAAGGAAACAAAGCCGCCGATTCCATGGCAGCTGAAGGAAGGCTACAGAATGGCTTACGATGCTGGAGAGACCCTAATCTGCTACCAATCACCAttaaggaaatcttggaaaaggaaaaggcctTTATCTAG